The segment CGAGAACGAATTCTACGTGCTGGAGGACAATGCGCGCACGCCGTCCGGCGTCTCCTACATGCTGGAGAACCGCGAGACGATGATGCAGCTCTTTCCCGAGCTGTTCCAGCAGATCAAGGTGCGGCCGGTGGAAAACTATCCCCAGCTCTTGCGCCAGTCGCTGGCGGCAGTGCGGCCGCATGGCACCAAGGGCGCGCCGACCATCGCCGTGCTGACGCCGGGCAGCTTCAACTCCGCCTATTTCGAACATGCCTTCCTTGCCGACCAGATGGGTGTGCAGCTTGTCGAGGGGCAGGATCTGCGCGTCGTCGATGGCCACGTCGCGATGCGCACAACCGAAGGCTACAAGCAGATCGACGTGCTTTATCGAAGGGTGGACGATTCTTTCCTCGATCCGCTGACCTTCCGTCCCGACTCGGCACTGGGTGTGCCGGGCATCATGGACGTCTACCGGGCCGGCAACATCACCATCGCCAATGCACCGGGAACCGGCATCGCCGACGACAAGGCGATCTATTCCTACATGCCCGAGATCGTCGAATTCTACACCGGCCGCAAAGCGATCCTCGGCAACATCCCGACCTGGCGCTGCTCGGAGCCGGACAGCCTGAAATACGTGCTCGAACATATCGACGAGTTGGTAGTGAAGGAGGTGCATGGCTCCGGCGGCTACGGCATGCTGGTCGGGCCGGCGGCGACCAAGAAGGAATGCGAGGAGTTTTCCAGGAAACTCGCGGCAAAACCGTCGAACTACATCGCCCAGCCGACGCTGGCACTGTCGACCTGTCCGATCCTGACCGACAAAGGGCTGGCGCCGCGCCATGTCGATCTCAGGCCCTACGTGCTGGTTTCCGATCGCATCCAGATCGTGCCGGGCGGGCTGACGCGTGTGGCGCTGAAGGAAGGCTCGCTGGTGGTCAATTCGTCCCAGGGCGGCGGGACGAAGGATACGTGGGTGCTGGATGATTAGAGAGTGAGTAGTCAGTAGTCAGTAGTCAGGGAAAGAACAATGCCATACTCCGTCGAAATCCAAACACTCACTACCCACTACCCACTACCCACTATTCACTACTCACTAGCCCGAAGGGCCCTTTTCCATGCTTCTCGGCCGCACCGCCAACGGGCTCTACTGGATGAACCGCTACATCGAGCGGGCGGAAAACATGGCGCGGCTGGTCGATGCCGGGCTGCGCATGGCGCTTACCCGAACCCAGAACGCTTCCGAAGAATGGAATTCGGTGCTGCTCAGTGCTGGTTCGGACGCTGCCTTCACGCAGAAATATTCCGACTATACCGCCGCCAATGTCGCCGATTTCCTGCTGCGCGACACATCCAATCCGTCGAGCACGATGGCTTCGATCGAAACGGCCCGTAACAATGCCCGCATGGTGCGCACCGCGCTGACGCGTGAAACCTGGGAAAGCATCAACGAGGCCTGGATGTCACTGAAGCGCATGCTGGCCAAGCCGATCGACGAACGTGATTTGCCCAGCGTACTCGACGCGATCAAGCGCGAAACTGCGCTGATCCGCGGCGCGTTCTACGGCACCATGCTGCGCAACGAGATTTTTGATTTCTCGCAGCTCGGCACTTATGTCGAACGCGCCGACAATACGG is part of the Mesorhizobium sp. L-2-11 genome and harbors:
- a CDS encoding circularly permuted type 2 ATP-grasp protein; this encodes MAAFDEMLPEISGLRKPYSAYDRWLKEQDPARLSEKMQDAERVFRKTGITFAVYGEQEASERLIPFDIVPRIISGNEWRRLTQGIEQRVQALNAFLDDIYHRQEILRAGRVPKELIAKNEAFLPEMIGVRPPAGVYTHIIGVDIVRISENEFYVLEDNARTPSGVSYMLENRETMMQLFPELFQQIKVRPVENYPQLLRQSLAAVRPHGTKGAPTIAVLTPGSFNSAYFEHAFLADQMGVQLVEGQDLRVVDGHVAMRTTEGYKQIDVLYRRVDDSFLDPLTFRPDSALGVPGIMDVYRAGNITIANAPGTGIADDKAIYSYMPEIVEFYTGRKAILGNIPTWRCSEPDSLKYVLEHIDELVVKEVHGSGGYGMLVGPAATKKECEEFSRKLAAKPSNYIAQPTLALSTCPILTDKGLAPRHVDLRPYVLVSDRIQIVPGGLTRVALKEGSLVVNSSQGGGTKDTWVLDD
- a CDS encoding alpha-E domain-containing protein — protein: MLLGRTANGLYWMNRYIERAENMARLVDAGLRMALTRTQNASEEWNSVLLSAGSDAAFTQKYSDYTAANVADFLLRDTSNPSSTMASIETARNNARMVRTALTRETWESINEAWMSLKRMLAKPIDERDLPSVLDAIKRETALIRGAFYGTMLRNEIFDFSQLGTYVERADNTARILDVKYYVLLPSISWVGSTLDNYQWESILRSVSAHRSYRWVYEADYKPSNIADYLILNVRMPRSLTFCYRFLTEHLRFLGDDYGERHACHVTAGKTQAMLAAGSIKDIFDAGLHEFLANFIRDNIRLGDEIAQDYRFY